Genomic segment of Triticum aestivum cultivar Chinese Spring chromosome 6A, IWGSC CS RefSeq v2.1, whole genome shotgun sequence:
TGCAAACTGGGGCATCACGCCGTGCTCCAAAAAGAAAGAGATGGCGGTCAACTATACAAGAAGAAGAATTTGTtgaggatgattcagaagaagatgaggaaatggGAGCAGCGATAGATGCTGACGACGATGAGGAGACAGATGCGGATGAATCAGAGGAAGAGGacaaggatgaggatgacaatgaagaagatgcagaggaggaggaggatgaggaggaagaggaggaggaggaggaggaggaggacaaacaagaagaggacaaaggagaggaggagaacaaggaagaagatagtgatgcagaggaggaggaagaagaaggtgaggcCAGAGAGGGGGACGGGGACAAAGGGGCAGCAGTTGATGGCAGTGAGAGGGGAGAAGACAAAGGCGCAGTAGCTGATGGCAGTGAGAGggaagaagacgaggatgaagaagacgaggatgattatggtgatgataaagggggatccaatggaggcagcgacagcagcgatgacgatgatgatgacaacGCTCCTGGTTCTGGTGGTACAGGTGGCAACACATCCAGGAGGACTAGCACTCACGCCACCCGTGCGAGCAGCAGCAATTCATTGAGTAGCAGGAGCACACTACAGTTGTTGATTGACAAGACTTGCTGGAAAGACAAGGATTTGCCAAAGTCAAAGAAAAATGACGAAGCAGAGTCTCAGGGAAGCATTGATATGTTCAAGCTCTGCAACTTGAAGCCAGCTTTGCCAACCACCTTTCCCGTTCCAGATTTCAGCGACAAAGATATGTGTGAGAAGATCAACTTTGCCATTGATAAGAGCCTGTTCTTATCAACTGATGCTGAAAAGAATCAAATTGACATGGAGGAAGCAGGGAAGGGTCTTGACTGGGTTCATTCAAAGCAAAAATACAAGGAATATTTAAAGCAGCTCCCAGACCTAAGCTCCAGCAAGAGCAAGGCAGCATCCACGGCAAACCCGCACGTGGTCCAGAAGTGTAAAGCAGTTTCAATGAAGAAGAATCTGCAGTTGCCTCAAACCAAGGAGAAGATGGTGAGTGAAGATGCTGAAGTAAATATGGTCAAGGAAGCTGTGCTTCAAACTGATATGCCAACAGTAGTGAGCAGAGAGCCAACCAATGTCAGAGAAGTTCAACAGATCAAGGGGAAGACTCCCCTTTCAACAGTCCCACCAAAACCACCTAAGCAGAAGATTGTCAAGTTTGCCAGGGGCGCAAAGGGGGAACAGGCCACAAAAGATTTGGGGTTCAGAGACGAGAGAGAGCTGCGAGCCGCAGCCATTGATGCAGGGGTGCCAAGTTCTGCCAGGTTGCTGCCAACTCAGACTGGAAAGATGCCAACTACAGATACCAGTGTGCCAACTGATGTGTCAGTTAGCAGTATGGTCACAGTCAAAACCACCACAGCTGGTCAGGAAGGCACCACTGCAACTGCAAGTCCCAAGGTGCCTACTGATAGAGATGCTTCAATGCCAAACACAAAAGGAGGTGATCCAACTATCAAAGTGCCGTCCCCAAGAGTTGTCTTTCAGCAACCATTAACACAAGAGGAGGTGTTCGACATTATAAGTAGGTGCAAGCCTCCAAGGCCGCCAACTACAACACTATTGTGAACCAAGTCAGTGAATGATGCACCCATGTTTGTGCCGCAAGGAGATGCCCTGGTCCTTGAACCCTTACGAAGATCAAACTCTTATCATGGTGACGGGTTCTGCGATGCACCATCTTTTGACCTCGGCATAGATGGTGATGCTCCAGCACCTGCTCCAGCAGTAGATACAGCGGAAGCCGGTGTGATTAGCATCGATGAGTGTGAGTTAGACCCAGCAGCTGTGAATGAAGGATGTGATGCTGCTGATGTTGGCAAGGCAATAGCTCAAGAAATAGATGTTGGTTCACCAGAGAATTGCCACACCCCGATATGCGCAGAACCAGAACTTGGCACGAGCAGTTCTTCGGGGCCACCTCTTGCACGAAGACAGAGGAGGGTAAGAAGGCCCGCAGCATCTCAAAGGTCTCCATTCATAGACTACAACAAGAACAAGACTTTCAGCACCAATGAGGTAGTGAACAAGCTTTACGCTGCCCTCTTGTACTGGGTCAGGCATCACAAAGGAGCAAATGATGGAGCTACCAGGTAAACTAACTCCCCACAGCCTACATACATATCTTTTTCAGTTGCATAGCACCATCCACTTAGTTGCACAGAAAGCATAGTATGTTGCACAGAACAGGGCTTTTAGTTGCACACTGTTCTTTTTTCATTTTCATGCACATTTTTTTGCTGCTGTGACCCTTCGAGCTAACTTGTctttttattgctttcaaaaaaaaatcagccCTGAGATAATTAGGTATGGTGCTTTCTACATTTCTTTAAAGGAGTTAGTTGATTCGATGAAGCCGGTTCAATGGTTGTCAAAAATTGTTATTGAGACTGGAATCTTGCACATCATGGATAACTTACCAGAAGGGTCAAAGAAGGTTGTTATGCCACTGAGGTTTTCTGTAAGTTTTTCCAAAACCTTCTTTTTACCCTCATCTTTGTTCTGTAGCACTTTTCGTTGACCATTTGAGGGAGGCCTTTCACCTACTAAGGAGTTTTGAGCCATGTTTTATAATCTCTGCAGATAAAATTACAGCAAGGGATCCACAATGTGAATGAGATGAACAAGATGTTTGATTACAAGAACCGTCTCGACAAGAAAGACTTAGTGAGTGTTGTGCCCACATCATCAATCTTTTTTTAGTTGGCACCCACAGCATGTCCAATTGCACATGACACATCTGTTAGTTGGCAGATACTTGTTGCAACCCGTTTTTAACTTGACCAAGtcttttactgtttttcttagctaCATCTTGTATTTTTGTGTCTGAAATCGTTCACGCTTGCAGGTCATGCTGCCAGTGCTCGAGTGCGCAGATGTAACCGATAAGGACGGAGGGAGGCATTATTGGGTCTTCAGTGTCAACTTGAGGGACGGACGCTTCGAAGTTCTTGATTCAAGCAGGACGCTGGACAACATTGAGCTGATGAACAACACCTCTACCATTGCGGGGGCAGTACGCCAGCTATGGAGGAAGCATTATCCAAAGTTCAGCATTGAGCACTTCCAGATTATTGACATTGACGTACCGAAGCAGCTTGGCAAGTAAGACAATAAGCATTTCATTCCTTCTCAATCAAATACAATCATTTTGTAGTTTTTAATTTTTTCTACATGTGCAATCTTTAGTATTTTTAAGACACAGTACTAGTCTTCAATCtgtattatcatttttatgagtTTCTAATGGATTATCTAGCTAGTTGCAGAGTGGCGCGTAAGTAGTTGCAAAGTGGCACATAATGAGTTGCAGTAGAACACAAGCAGTTGCACAGTAGGACATAAGTAGTTGCATAGAGTGCATTACCtttttttggttttaattttatgtgacaatttttttgcccattttttgcagTAATGAGTGTGGGTTGTTCGCACTGCTTAATGCCACCGAGTGGAATGGTAGCCAACTGCCCAACTACGACCCCAAGGAAGTACTCAACATCAGGAAGAAGCTGACGTATGATTGGGTCACCAGCGTGCACAACACCgccccatggaggaagttgctgaGATACGACAAGGAGTAGGTCAGTACTATTTTTTTTCTGCTCCATGGAGGAAGTTTCTGGTTTGTACAATTTTATTAAGTAGATTTTGTAGTTGCACACTGCTAGTAATTGCGTTTGCAACTCAATATCATCACTTTTGTTGATACATTAGGAGCACTGgatatacaattgttcaacaactAAATATTTAACCAGTTGCCAACAAAGGCACAAATAGCAACTTTTTTTTACACAGTGCATGAACTAATTCAAGCAGCATAAATTAGATAAAGAGGAATCATAGATGCTGAATGTGTTCACTTGGTCCCAACATTGCTAAAAAAGACAtcattatttttccttttttgttccAAAGTTACAAATGAGGAAACAGAATCATAGGAGCCTCTGTGGACACACACCAGCAGTGTGCTCTGTAGATTGGCACTGgctgcatttgtttttcttctttgggtgTAGCTCCAGCGCCGATTTGTACCGTCGACTCTTTGCCCTACCCTTTGTAGTAGACCTTGGAGGATCCCTGGGCACAAAATCATCAGAAGCTTGTGCATGGGATGCAGCCTCCAACGGGGCAGTAGGACTGTCACGATCACCTGTGTAATAATCATGTAAAAAGTTTAGTATTTTTGTTATTGTGCAACCAGCACTGATGTTCTGTGCAACCACACAGTACATTTTTGTGCAACTAACTGGTTGCCGTGTGCAAGTTAAGTTGAAAAAAACACCTGCAGTAGCACGGCCTGTCATGGTACTTGGATTGTAGTCGCCTATGGGCAGAACATGAAAAACAAGTTAGATTTTTAGCTTGATCCTCAAACTAACACAGCGCACGCAACTAGGCAGCATGTTTCTGTTCAACTGGGCACTATGATATGTGCAACTAAAGTCACTCATCCTAGTTTTTGTTTTGGAGTCGGTGAAGGTACTAACCTGGGTTATGAGCCCCCTGAGTCCTGCCTGTAGGTCCATTGGGAGTAGCACAAAGGGCACTGCTAGTTGGGCCTGGCGGGGAAGGAGGTCTTTGAGGGTTGGCATCACCTATAGGCAGAACAGGACAAACAAGTCAGTTGTGTTTATCTTTTTTATGCTCGAACTAACACAGCATGCGCAACTAGGTAGCCTGTTCGGTGCAACTGAGCACCATGATGTGTGCAATTGGTGTTACAGACCTAGTTTGATGGGGAGTTGGGGGAAGGTAATTACCTAGACGACGAGCCCCTTGAGTGCTGCCTGTAGGGCCATTGGGAGGAGCAtgcgggggaggaggtggcggaggatgccgtgtacagccaggagggggaggaggtcCTTGAGTGTTGACATCACACATATGCATAACTGGAAAAAATAACTTAGCTGTGTTATCTTTGATGCGTGAACTAACACAGCGTGCGCAACTAGGCAGTATGTTCTTGTCCAAGTGGCTACCATGGTGTGTGCAACTGGGCACAatgatgtgtgcaactgaagttacacacctagttagatcaggagttggggcaggtaattacctggatgatgagccccctgattgctgcctggaggtggaggaggtcctcgagggttgccatcaTCTGATGGCCCCGTTGCAGCAGTCGGTTTTTTCATTTTCTTGGACTTGTTCAGGTGGCCGATCTCGGTACGTGCTGCACGCATATGCTTGTATACAATAGCTTGTGCTGGATCAGAACCACTCGCAAACTTTGCTAGTTTCCGAAAATCGTATATCATGTTCCTCTCCCTTATCTGCTTCTTTGATTGAGGAGGCATTTCATCCGGTTTCTCATAACCAGTCCCTGGCGCACTAGGTACAGCAGTAGGTGTCCACCGTCTTAGCAGGTACCTTTCCGGTATGACATCAACGCCAACATGGGTGAACACCTTGAGGATGTGGCAACAGAGGATGTCGTCCTTGTCCATTTTACAACACTCACACAAATAGGAACGCTCCTCCACCCTTGCCTGCACCAAGTAGTTTCGAGAACCATATTTCGCAACAAATTCCTGGTTCGGTCTGAGCTCAAACACATCAGCACCAACTTGGAATGCATTATAACGTCCAATCAGCTCAAACTCTTCTCTAAACTTGCGGTAAAGGTCTCTAGTATAGGTTTTGTAAGCTTGCTTCTCTATTGGGAAGTTGGACCACAACTCAATCTCAAGGTGTTGTGTCCTGTAATCATtgcagccttccttggcaaggatgtggttctgtattttttcatattgcttgacgaagttcaacattgagttgtgtgggttcacatatcttttgaggacggcgttgaacCCCTCACTACGCTGTGTAGACTGGAGGAAGGGAAAGAACCTGTGTTTGAAGTAGCACGACACCCAAGTTGACCTGTATTCGTACAACTTCTCAAAGTGCGTGTGTGCCATAGCCTCATACTTGATCATTAACCCAGCCCAATTCTGCTCAAACTCGTctatagtgaagctgaagtcaacaCACTTGTTGAAATCATCAGAGAGTCCTGGATTCCGGCACAGCAACCAACCAACCTTTTCCTGAGCCTTTTTCATGATGTGCCATCGACAACAACGGtgca
This window contains:
- the LOC123130795 gene encoding protein FAR1-RELATED SEQUENCE 5-like gives rise to the protein MLDLNELPPDLNELPHDMDQQQPRIQQGNCTENGRSVYYTQASRDGNPTGHDNVAGQSSTRGAPVVMSLQSESHTLDDTGTEANVPGPTRTELEAGAFDRVVQVEEGEDEAGSQPMEPYVGMRFDSLQIAKDHYNSYPLRMGFSIKMNTSRRTPRTNELIKQQFCCNKFKKAKADDGGAEAPPYLDPIPDPTSVNSDEEMEEEPPIFAEEDAGTSKKKKKRKRETIKQTECKAKMLVKLIDGRWEVTHFVRDHNHPLVNKPSLSKYLRSHQGISPDEKEFLRILYNCNLTTGRMMHVMAEFYGSEMMVPFGPKAITNVCTSFRRDDTKEGDLIETIAHFKDIQKTDPDFFYKVKYDEEDRVVNIFWVDGLARKAYVEAYHDCISFETTYMTNLYNMPFAPFIRINRHGQSFMLGCAFVRQELASSFDWVFGAFLEAMDGKPPDNFITDQDGAMRQSIQSIFPTTVHRCCRWHIMKKAQEKVGWLLCRNPGLSDDFNKCVDFSFTIDEFEQNWAGLMIKYEAMAHTHFEKLYEYRSTWVSCYFKHRFFPFLQSTQRSEGFNAVLKRYVNPHNSMLNFVKQYEKIQNHILAKEGCNDYRTQHLEIELWSNFPIEKQAYKTYTRDLYRKFREEFELIGRYNAFQVGADVFELRPNQEFVAKYGSRNYLVQARVEERSYLCECCKMDKDDILCCHILKVFTHVGVDVIPERYLLRRWTPTAVPSAPGTGYEKPDEMPPQSKKQIRERNMIYDFRKLAKFASGSDPAQAIVYKHMRAARTEIGHLNKSKKMKKPTAATGPSDDGNPRGPPPPPGSNQGAHHPVMHMCDVNTQGPPPPPGCTRHPPPPPPPHAPPNGPTGSTQGARRLGDANPQRPPSPPGPTSSALCATPNGPTGRTQGAHNPGDYNPSTMTGRATAGDRDSPTAPLEAASHAQASDDFVPRDPPRSTTKGRAKSRRYKSALELHPKKKNKCSQCQSTEHTAGVCPQRLL